AGCTATCATTTCCCTCTGattttaggaataaattatggttatggttaggtttaggggaaGGGATTGGGTTAAGTCTATATTTTTGGACAGTAATGTTgatccagggtcaacaaaagaCATGTCTTATTTGGCAAAATCACAGCGACCCTGTAAATAAGTGGCCAATGATGATGacagagcaaaaaaaaatctgtgccCTTTGTAATCTCTTCTTTCTTcagatttattgttttattgcatgGGGTCTGTTCTGGAGAAAGTTTCTGAGCACAATCTAATGAAGAGGTCAGACCATTCCCACACAGTATAAGATGACCCATGCATGTCAGGGTCAGCATTTTCATAGATTTAGCTACCACTTTGATGCTGTCAATCCGGAtcttataacaaaaaataagagGACATAACATagaagagaaacacacacacacaactcttCCTCGAGGTAAAGCTGCTCTGGGCGTTGCTGCTATCTTTTTTCCAAAACAGTGGAGATACAGGTGAACTTTCACACAGAAGTCTGAACAACATTCTCTTTTATTCAGTAGAATGTGAGACTAAGTGGAATgcaaattttgaatttaatgcAGTGTATAAGAACATAAACTTAATACATGTTATTCAAAGAGGAATAAAAGCATCTAACAAAGAACGTACCTTATgcgtcaattaaaaaaaagttacacattgGTCCTTAGTGGACAAGAATGTCCATGTCAAAaaactgtcaaataaaaattCGAAGCTGCAGAGCACAGACTTaagtttggtctcattttaaatattattgttgacgtagaaaaagttttataaaaaacaaaattttatataaaatatatattttattaaatatgctGAACTCTAAACTtgctagaaaatcaaagccatgattttaaacaaattgtgttccaaatttgaggttgatatcacAAAAAATGAGCGTTCAGGAAGATTTTGTTTGGACAGAGTACCAAATTTTCTGCATTAGATGCCAGCAAAACTCCACTGGTGCACACGgtggttggatttgtgatttgcagtgGTTTTTCTCTCTCAATCTTACAATCTTATAAttcattacagtgtacaaaaaaaagacagcagtagagcaagtccacgataccagaatgacagaattaagaaattgtccacataatattgaattaagctttaatattttatgaactaaccaaacacaaagcttccaccaagaaaaattatcaagcatatagcactgacctAAGTTGCCCCGATTGAgcctgagctgtgtaataataattaataattaataataataatttattaataattaataataataataattaatttaaagcacagccaccacaaattcagactttttttttttttacttttttggggggggctttttatgccttttattgtgataggacagtagagcgatgacaggaaagagctgggaggagagaggggaccGGGAtcgatgacaggaaagagctgggaggagagagggaccgggatcggcaaaggaccttgagacgggaatcgaactcgaacttgcgctatatgtcataacaaaatcataacataaataacatcataacaagaaatagtttaatagctatgatacactgtaaaaaataaaaaacacaatttgttgagtcagcttaaaataatttgttcccctgctgccttcaaattttaactttagtcaactaaaataagttttgtcaacttgaaatgttaagttgtactaagtaacaacttagatatttgtgttggctaaacttaacagatgggtaagtaacccagctgccttaaaattttaagttgattcaactcaaatatctaagttgtcacttagtgtaatttaacatttcaagctaaATCAACATaaatttttttgagttgactgaacttaaaattttaaggcagccaggttacaaattatttgtaattattaagttgactcagcaaattgttttttacagtgtactgggtttgaaatcaaatgtttgcattgttatgacagaaaacactagcatctaacaatgccttgggaaaaaaaatcttgaaaaataaagtttaggcataaacccaaataggaaataaaacagttatcgaataagcatgtgtcctattctgtgtcctaaactgctgaaacattggtgtctcattttagagcagtcagtgcaatttatgaaagaagtcaattaaatctgtaagtagggggtgggtgtgtgaaaaaaattctgatgtaattccctttgtaatcactggcatttttcaaaagtaactgtaatttaattacacattttttctcacattacattacatttattttgtaattaaattacggaattctgttacatgtaactagttactccccaacactgattataagcACGCACACTAGTTTTGTTACGACACGCATACAAACCACAATCTcaccaacacacccacacaattatagctgcattatttatccagttggctctataatatgcagaagcagaaaacaggaataaagcgagtatttgctttattggccaaatctgaaaaaatgGCATCATCTGGTAAAAAATGgtacaaaatttaattttaaagccttgccaacagaataaaaatctataaaaaaaattgcataattttATAGCTAAATGgcactgtgattaaaaatagcagttttaatgggtttcaatggggacatttttgtccttaaggtcctgagaggaacttttttttgtacctagtgcaaactagatttattaaaggggtaaaatagtacaattccaataaaaatacaaaactgaaatggacaaaaatgtccaaaaggttGCACAAGGGATAAAGAAAgtaaagaaaatcatacaaCATTTCTTCATTAAGCAGTAGTCTACAAAATGTGGATGGTTCAAGGCTTATGCTTTGTGCTTTGGAAACATCCCATGGTGCTCCATGCCTGTGCTTTTGTGAGATGAATGAGCTAAACAAAGAGGTATTCAGTGGGAGCAAGGCAAAACtgataaagaataataaattcTGCATTTCCCTTTTCATCAAAAGCCACCATTCATGTAAAACAGATCAGAGGCCAgaattgttttttcagcatcagtGCTTTATTAATGCAGCATGGACAattatattcttaaaatagtaaaacaaacaggtaaaaaacaaatatttcccTCACATGTGTGATTACAAAAACTTTCTGATCACTTTTATTTTCTGTGCCAGCTTCAAGTAATGGATGCTCATATTTACTTTAAGGCCTGATAGGGCCAAACTCACACTTCACAAACTCTTCTGTGTTAAGTTTTGGATGAGTTCCCTCACAGAGTATGAGACTATTAAACAGAATTTTCTTGTTAAAGTGGAAGATTTGTCCATGTGGAACATGGAATGCCACTCCGATGTTATCCCACATGTACTCTTCTCTGGCTTTTACAGTTATTCGAATAGCTTTCATGTTACGAGACAGCCTGAAACGATGTGTTTTACAGATTGCCTGTGGACGCCAGATAATGGTGTTTTCATGGAACTTACACGCTGGTTCCTGGGTATCCTCGAGAAGGGGATACTTAGAGAACAGGTTACGTGCACGAGGCGCATGAACCACAATAGAATGCATCACTTCCTGCTTATAGACCACAGTCTCAAAAGTGCGAATGTCTGGTTCTTGCCCTGGACAGAACTGTTGTTGAAAGCTACGCATCAACTCATGGATTGACATGCTGAAACGGAAGTTCCCCATGCGAGAGGATGACAGAAAGGCTGGGGAAGTGGTGAACTTGTGCAGGAAAGGTTTTTCTGCATCACACTGTTTGGTATCCAAGTATTGCTGCTCAGCCGAAGTAACGTCATCTTTGGAAATGTCTGGGCTCCACCATACCAGATCGCGTTCTGCTGACTTGCTGCGTTTCGGCTTTTTAAATCCCTCAGAATCCCAGATGCCAAGGAATCCTTGGAGGTTAGTGTTGTGCCGAAGTTTTGTCATTTGGAAATCCACCTCCTCTGGGTATTCTGGGATTGTTTTATACAGATATTCATTCCGTATTCGCATGCTTTTGAGCTGGTTAAGCTGCAGGTGTCTCCCTTTATAGTATAGTTCGCTACATCCTCTGTCATTGGTACGTATCATCCTTTCAGGTTGAGAAAAGCTGTTTATGAGATGAAGTCACTTCTGAAATGGGAGTGTAATGACGTGTTGCACTGTAagaatacaaatgtatattttgtcGTGTTAGCATTATATGCAATATTTTCAAcaaatatccaccttatttatCAGAGCAGAAGTAAGCTTATTTCTGGTCAtgtgtgagacttccggttcataagCCGCCATTGGGacataacgagaagaataataacgtgcagtaaacggtaaaactgtttgtgtgttcataattaagataatacattaaaacaatatggtaagacacatcaGTTTGCAAtaccaagcagcaaaacgagttgTCCCAGACCGGAAACCAGACATATTAAAATTCAATGGCTGCGCTTGCTGTTACCAGAAAATAAGGCGGATACTCACGGCGATACTTTTATGtcaaccatgaaaaaaaaaaattggaacaGACCAACACTGAGATCTGAATTATAAAATTCAAGCATGTTCTCTAGAGATATTCTTCGGCAACATTTTATAGCCTTTGTACGTTTGTGATATTTAGCACGTCTACTAGCGAGTCTTCACATGCTGTCAAAACAGTCCTAGTCACTTATTTGTTATTAATCTTCACTGGACTTTTACAAGTCACGTCGATCGAGTACCCACAAGAAATCTGCTTAAATCACATGCCTCAATAAATGTGCAGTTAAAGGCTGGAAAGTAACCGATCCCTAAGTCgttcgttttattttttattttttttataagcaTTCTAGCATCCCTACCTGCCGCAAATACAAATATCGTAGCCCACTGGAaatagcttaatatttttacctaACTCAGTTTGCGTGTGATCAGCTAATTACAGGATGTTCTTACATGAGGTAAATGCTGCTTTGGTAAAGTTAAATATTAGTCTACATTACTAAACATCCTCATATAtacactaataaataaataaacaaataaaatgaataataatgataatataaatgtatttggtGTCGGTGCTCAGGAAGTTGCCAAAAAATTTTCCTATTTGTAGCCAACAACCAAACATTCAGTGATGTGGGTTAAAATACTTTATCTCAGCTAAAACGTATTATTAGATTTACACTAAGAGATTACGTTATTTCAAGAAGGATCAGGTTATTTTACGTCATAATAAACGTTAGTTTATCGTGGGTAACACAGCTGGTAGTGTCTGGTTTGTCTGGAAATCGAAACTGTGGGCATTTCTAAGTTAGACAGACTAACAGACTAACATGTCCAAagcaagaaaaacaaatgaacaaaagtttcactaaaatattttaaaagcatttctaaTAGCAGCTTGACCACAtcctttttttgtacattttagacAACTCTATACttccaaaataatttaattatatattttttttcttcttctaatAACAAATAAGGAATTGTGTATTACGTCGTACGTACTAATAATTATGTCTAACAGCCGAATGACAGAATCGACAGAATagtatatttcttttcttttttttcttctggctATTGAGCTTAAATAAATTATGGCAATTACTCGATCTACCATCTTAAATTAAGTGAATATGGtgatgattaaaataaaagaaatagaaataattatttataaaataacaaatgattATTCACTCACCAACTTGCTGTTATCCTGTCACCGTGTCCTGTGCAGTCAATCGGAGTCAGTGCAAACTGTGACGAGTCAAGAGAGAAGAGCCGTTATAGAACTAGCAGAtgtaacttcaaaataaaagccttaTGCATGAATCAAGAAAAAAGTAGTGGTTAATTAATTGGTTATCATTTATAGCAAACATGCTCTGGTTCCTCCAATCTTGATAGTTTAAAGTTAATGAAGAGTGATTTCAGTTGTATTTAGCTCACTTCCattcttatatttattatgcctGCACCATACAGTAGGTTTCATATAGAACCCCAATGAACCTTTATTCTAAGAGTGTGGGCTCAGGGGAACAACTGGCAGACCCCAAGGCATCTGTACATGACCTAGAAGGTCATCATGGCCGTAAATATGAAGGTCTGAGCTTTAGAAATTTAATATAGTAGAATGTTTTTGACTTTCTTACCATGTGTGGAAAAGTACAGCTGTTGAGAGATGTAATCTTGAAGGCTAGGGAAGAGATATAAAGGTGGAGGAAACCCTCCCTTCTTCGTCGCACTCAACAGCAACttgtgtttctgtatgactgtctgaccttctttATGAAGAATAAAACTTTAGAAAAGACAAATTGAGTGGGTTTGTCCCTTAAGCGGtgagtcattttcattttttgccaCAATATTCAAATGCTGCTTGAACTGAGGTGGGGTGGGCCGGGTGGGGTTGTTATAAACCATTAAAGCTTATTTGGGTTAGTGAGAATGACCACCCCGACCTCCTTTTGTCAATCACCATGTCACACCCCACCACCACACACAACTCACTACACCACACCGATCATTTACGACTCTACACGGGCAACTATACCGACTTCACGTGCTTTTACATACCACAAGGGCAGGGCCGTATTAAGACCTCACTGGGCCCCGGGGCTATGACTTACTGCAGGGCCCCCCGTCacaataatgatatatatatatatatatatattatatatatacacattatatatatatatatatatatatatatacaggatTTTTATCCTATTGATTTCTttgcattaaaatttcatttaaaaaaaactatccTAATAAAAACAAGCTtactgaagacaagtaaacagtcacGACTTACAATAAAAcgggaaaaaaattaatttagtgaTTCAGTCAAGGACAGTGAGTGATTTATTTCTAATGTTTGACACAAATGTTAACAGCATCTAGGCTGCTTTAGagaaacagttcacacaaattCTGTTGttattctaaacctgtatgagttttctTCGGCTGTTTAACGCAAAAAATATAGTTGAAACAATACTGGTAAACAAACAGTTGCTGGACCTCCCTtcatagtatgaaaaaaaaaaacactattggaGTCAGTGGGGACCAGAAATGTTGAGGAGAACACAGAtattcatacaggtttagagcaacttgagggtgagtacatcatgacagcaactgtccctttaaaatctCTTCATATAATGACAAGATCTCGTATTGCCTACTACTACACATGCTTTACCTTACACTACGTTCATTTTTAAGACACAAATGACTGCGTTGATGAGCAGACAGGCAGTTTAGTCACGAGCAGGTGAGCGCTGTATGAATCAAGCTGAAATCACCTTTACGCGCGTATTTGCCAAAATTAATTCTGCCTTGCTGCTTAATGTCCTTGAACggttaaatttgttttaaaccataacgcttaatatgcatttaaataaaaggaTTAGCCTACATCATGACGCGCAAAACGATTTACATATTTCAACCAGGTTATCTCTCAACCCATAAGCGAATATACGTTCAAACACAAAAAGCAATAGGCTATACATCCAGTAAGTTTACAATGAAACTAAACTTAAATCTGTGGGAACGATGAAGCTGTGTTTTTATCTGCTCCATGTGCCATGTCCATGTCCACTTGGTTTTCCACAACTTTCACACCATCATCAGCTTTAGTAAAATAACCTAGATATGGATTTGACTAACTCATGTTTTCCCCTCTCctcattttttttagatagcCCCCTTCGTTTTTAGAAAAGCTGACATGTTTACTTATCGAAGATATATTCTATTGCGTATCCTGCCATTTCCAGATTATGCCAGAACGAAGTGATGAGGGGTGAATGCGGACATTAGACACAGCAATCACCTGAGattagggtgaccacctgtcaCGTTTCGCATTGTaccgcacagcattttcaccccttgtcccgcacgtcgcatattgagaaaatgccCCTCATTTTCATTAGTCTGTTGGTTTATAATGattatattaagaaaacatccatgcgttcttttatctttttaagaaaactttttatttaacctttttGCGGCATAGTTTCTGCTCAAAGGATTTGCGGACCTCATCAAGGGATAGGACCACCGACGGAAATGGTTGAGCGCACACGGAAAAACACGACATTCTCCATTCACTTTaaccaataataattataaaaaaaaaaaaaatcagacgcgactttcttcttattttaatagttcgtTAGAGGGGGTTTCtatggcattattttaatgacaaatgtctagAACGCATTATTGTAATGCGGTGGGCATCAAAATGCTCAGGCACAAATGTCCTTTGTCACAGGTGGATTCTCTTCACGCTCATAAAAATGACGCGCTTTATCTCGCTTGCATGTGCATTCATATGCCACTTTTCAGCAGCAGCGATGACACTTAAGGCTaaataataaaggcaaaaacacGTCTTTCAGTAAACTGTTCACGATGGCCCAGTGTAGTCGgcttcattaacaaatgactctaatgaaccgtttttttttaagtcaaaaacacaaagcgcgGTCCAGTTCATTAACGaactgtttttacatttgttcgtaAATCAGATAATAATTACTGCTTCTCGGCTAACTCGTCCTTTGAGAAATCTAATCCAGATATGTCTGAGATTCATCGCGTAATTCTTTGGTGATCCGATTCTCCGACCGCTCGCTCCAATTTCATCATAGGCCTTTATGCCAAATCTGACGAAACATAAacatgaaatcaataagaagatgccGATCACGGAAACTTATAGCAGAGGTAAGAATCTAGTCGTAGGTCTATTGCAGTTTTCTCGATTGTTAACAatataactgattttattttagttggcAAATTTTCCCGAACCATTCATTCAGCtctcaaaacaaagacacatttctcaaaaagtttaacaatgagTTAAACTATGTTAAACATTAGACACCAATCAGAATCTGTGCATCCTAAAAacggagagaggagagaaatgaACGAATCAACACGTGAATTTatacttacacatacagtacatttacagTACACAGTACCAGCACATCAGATTATGGAAATTTCACTACtctatatgtacagtaaatgtACAGGTTC
The sequence above is drawn from the Labeo rohita strain BAU-BD-2019 chromosome 16, IGBB_LRoh.1.0, whole genome shotgun sequence genome and encodes:
- the si:ch211-197h24.8 gene encoding uncharacterized protein si:ch211-197h24.8, with amino-acid sequence MIRTNDRGCSELYYKGRHLQLNQLKSMRIRNEYLYKTIPEYPEEVDFQMTKLRHNTNLQGFLGIWDSEGFKKPKRSKSAERDLVWWSPDISKDDVTSAEQQYLDTKQCDAEKPFLHKFTTSPAFLSSSRMGNFRFSMSIHELMRSFQQQFCPGQEPDIRTFETVVYKQEVMHSIVVHAPRARNLFSKYPLLEDTQEPACKFHENTIIWRPQAICKTHRFRLSRNMKAIRITVKAREEYMWDNIGVAFHVPHGQIFHFNKKILFNSLILCEGTHPKLNTEEFVKCEFGPIRP